A genomic segment from Triticum dicoccoides isolate Atlit2015 ecotype Zavitan chromosome 1A, WEW_v2.0, whole genome shotgun sequence encodes:
- the LOC119271850 gene encoding DNA excision repair protein ERCC-1-like: protein MDGEQGRQRPDSGKNLIKIPSYQEVFGNGAAASSSSSTPPSYNPPLPSAAAAAAGSSSSSSFSEAFSFLKSSDFYSPPPPPPQPSTAPRPPLAGATTTPSQSKNAILVSNRQKGNPLLKHIRNARWTFADIVPDYVIGQSSCALYISLRYHLLHPDYLYYRIRELQKNFKLRVILCHIDIEDVVKPLHEVTRTSLLHDCTLLCGWSLEECGRYLETIKVFENKPADSIREHTDNDYLSRFTHALTSIRRVNKTDVITLGSSFGSLSRIMDASMEELARCPGIGERKVKRLHDTFHEPFKRVTPRPNLVVPDTPDREKVSGQPSSTNDGTPEKPGTSKNKKGPDVKSALTAAFAKYSEKIRSQGREAAHEAGEGPSSSTMEGDKTKQLD from the exons ATGGACGGAGAGCAAGGTCGGCAGCGGCCTGACTCCGGCAAGAACCTCATAAAGATCCCGTCCTACCAAGAGGTCTTCGGTAACGGagccgctgcctcctcctcctcctcgacgcccccctCCTACAACCCTCCTCTCCccagcgccgccgctgccgccgccggctcttcgtcgtcgtcgtcgttctccgAGGCCTTCTCCTTCCTCAAATCCTCCGATTTCTACTCCCCTCCCCCGCCGCCTCCACAGCCATCCACCGCCCCTAG GCCGCCTTTGGCTGGCGCCACCACTACGCCGTCGCAGAGCAAGAACGCCATTCTAGTGAGCAATAGGCAG AAAGGGAACCCATTACTGAAGCACATCAGGAATGCGAGGTGGACGTTCGCTGACATCGTTCCGGACTACGTGATTGGGCAATCATCATGCGCACTATACATAAG TCTCAGGTACCATCTTCTTCACCCAGACTACTTGTACTATCGGATAAGGGAGCTCCAAAAGAATTTCAAACTCCGTGTCATCTTGTGCCATATTGATATT GAAGATGTAGTAAAGCCTTTACATGAAGTCACAAGGACATCACTGCTGCATGACTGCACCCTTCTGTGTGGTTGGAG TCTGGAGGAATGTGGCAGGTACTTGGAGACTATTAAAGTGTTTGAAAACAAGCCAGCTGACAGCATTCGCGAGCACACAGATAATGATTATTTATCTCGG TTCACTCATGCTCTTACATCGATCCGGCGTGTTAACAAAACAGATGTTATCACACTTGGTTCGTCTTTTGGG TCACTTTCCCGAATCATGGATGCTTCTATGGAAGAACTAGCTCGTTGTCCAGGAATTGGCGAGCGGAAG GTAAAGCGACTTCATGATACTTTTCATGAGCCATTTAAACGAGTTACGCCCCGCCCAAACCTCGTAGTACCTGATACTCCCGACAGAGAGAAAGTGTCTGGTCAGCCTTCATCGACCAACGATGGCACGCCGGAAAAGCCAGGCACTTCCAAGAACAAGAAAGGCCCTGATGTCAAATCGGCCCTTACTGCTGCATTTGCAAAGTACTCAGAAAAGATCCGCAGTCAGGGCCGCGAGGCGGCCCATGAGGCTGGTGAAGGTCCTAGCAGCTCAACCATGGAAGGTGACAAGACAAAACAATTAGATTAG
- the LOC119271839 gene encoding STE20/SPS1-related proline-alanine-rich protein kinase-like, translating into MGRNGSVKRGAAAAAPPSFTVNPADYRLMEEVGYGAHAVVYRALFLPRNQTVAVKCLDLDQLNNNIDEVQREAQIMSLIDHPNVIRAYCSFVVEHSLWVIMPFMTEGSCLHLMKIAYPEGFEEPVIASILKETLKALEYLHRQGQIHRDIKAGNILIDSAGVVKLGDFGVSACMFDRGDRQRSRNTFVGTPCWMAPEVLQPGTGYNFKADIWSFGITALELAHGHAPFSKYPPMKVLLMTLQNAPPGLDYDRDRRFSKAFKEMVAMCLVKDQTKRPTAEKLLKHSFFKTAKPPESTMKGMLTDLPPLWERVKALQLKDAAQLALKKMPSSEQEALSLSEYQRGVSAWHFDIEDLKAQASLIYEDEPSETKEDDVAARIIESEKSLYSRTPSGQSSSANENTCSEETSTTNPDCRRMPNGHENSRSENDSLPSTSKEPESKYWRTNVGQKQQTTGGPVEGGVNSSTTERSHNFERDATADKHGSDTRRAANLSGPLSLPTRASANSYSAPIRSSGGYVDSLGDKSKRSVVHIKGRFSVTSENVDLAKVQEIPLSSISRKSPQGIQLRKSASVGDWIVNAKPTSNSHHLKELCNSSVSSSVLIPHLENLVQQTTLQQDLIVNLLSSMQQNEKADGAQSGTSSQVRNMQSETVVETSNTEKERSLLVKISELQSRMITLTDELISAKQKHVQLQQELNALYCREEIEDIRDEDNEET; encoded by the exons ATGGGCAGGAACGGGAGCGTCAAGCGGGGCGCGGCCGCCGCGGCGCCTCCGTCGTTCACGGTGAACCCGGCCGACTACCGGCTCATGGAGGAGGTGGGCTACGGCGCGCATGCCGTCGTGTACCGCGCGCTCTTCCTCCCCAGGAACCAGACCGTTGCCGTCAAGTGCCTGGATCTCGACCAGCTCAACAACAACATC GATGAAGTACAAAGGGAGGCTCAAATAATGAGCTTGATCGATCACCCTAATGTCATCAGGGCTTACTGCTCATTTGTTGTGGAGCACAGTCTTTGGGTCATAATGCCATTCATGACGGAGGGTTCATGTTTACACTTGATGAAGATTGCGTATCCTGAAGGTTTCGAGGAACCTGTTATTGCATCAATTTTAAAAGAAACACTCAAGGCTCTGGAGTACCTTCATAGGCAAGGGCAAATCCATCGTGATATCAAG GCTGGTAACATCCTTATTGATAGTGCTGGTGTAGTGAAGCTTGGGGACTTTGGCGTTTCTGCTTGTATGTTTGATAGAGGTGATAGGCAAAGATCTAGGAACACATTTGTTGGAACTCCATGCTG GATGGCTCCAGAAGTTCTCCAGCCTGGCACTGGATATAACTTTAA AGCCGATATATGGTCGTTTGGAATCACTGCACTTGAACTAGCGCATGGACATGCTCCATTTTCGAAGTACCCCCCTATGAAG GTTCTTCTCATGACTCTCCAGAATGCGCCACCTGGTCTTGACTATGACCGAGACAGAAGATTTTCGAAG GCATTTAAAGAGATGGTTGCGATGTGCTTGGTGAAAGATCAAACAAAGAGACCGACGGCTGAGAAGTTGCTCAAGCATTCATTTTTCAAAACTGCAAAACCTCCAGAATCGACAATGAAGGGTATGTTAACTGATCTGCCTCCTCTATGGGAGCGTGTAAAGGCACTCCAG CTTAAAGACGCAGCACAATTGGCTTTGAAGAAAATGCCTTCTTCTGAGCAGGAGGCACTTTCCCTG AGTGAATACCAGCGAGGTGTTAGTGCGTGGCACTTTGATATTGAAGACCTCAAGGCTCAAGCATCACTA ATTTATGAGGATGAACCATCTGAAACAaaagaggatgatgtcgctgcaagAATCATTGAATCTGAAAAG AGTTTATATTCGAGGACCCCTTCAGGACAGTCGTCATCTGCAAATGAAAATACCTGCAG TGAAGAAACCTCTACGACAAATCCTGATTGTAGAAGGATGCCCAATGGACATGAAAATTCTAGATCAGAGAATGATTCATTGCCCTCTACATCAAAGGAACCAGAGTCGAAATATTGGAGAACTAATGTTGGACAGAAACAACAGACTACTGGGGGTCCAGTTGAAGGTGGTGTTAATAGCTCAACAACTGAAAGGAGCCATAATTTTGAAAG GGATGCAACTGCTGACAAACATGGAAGTGATACGAGAAGAGCCGCAAATCTTAGTGGTCCATTATCATTGCCAACTCGTGCCTCTGCAAACAGTTACTCAGCTCCTATACGGTCTTCAGGAG GATATGTAGATTCATTGGGAGATAAATCTAAACGTAGCGTGGTGCATATTAAAGGCCGCTTTTCTGTGACATCTGAGAACGTTGATCTTGCGAAG GTTCAGGAAATTCCATTGAGTAGCATCTCACGCAAATCACCACAG GGTATACAGCTAAGAAAATCCGCAAGTGTTGGTGATTGGATTGTCAATGCCAAACCAACG TCTAACAGTCATCATCTGAAGGAACTCTGCAATAGCTCGGTATCATCGTCTGTTCTCATTCCCCACCTTGAGAACCTCGTGCAACAGACTACACTTCAGCAA GATCTGATCGTGAACCTACTAAGTAGCATGCAACAGAATGAGAAAGCTGACG gtgcacagTCTGGAACGTCGTCGCAAGTCCGAAATATGCAAAGTGAGACAGTG GTTGAAACATCTAATACTGAGAAAGAACGGTCATTACTTGTTAAAATTTCAGAGCTGCAGTCTAG AATGATTACTTTGACTGACGAACTGATTTCAGCCAAGCAAAAACATGTTCAG TTGCAGCAAGAACTTAATGCATTATACTGCCGAGAAGAAATAGAAGACATTAGGGACGAGGACAATGAAGAAACATAG